In the Kribbella sp. NBC_00482 genome, one interval contains:
- a CDS encoding zinc-binding alcohol dehydrogenase family protein, whose protein sequence is MRAAVLHTHGEPPSHAEHPDPVAREGFSIVRVTAAPIVPLDLLCASGTSYFGPPALPYVPGVQGVGVVEESATVAPGTRVFFATSAGMAAGDGSFAERAAVPDGDLIVLEAPVRDAAVAAIGLSGVAGWMMLTSRARMQVGERVLVLGGGGAVGQVAIGAARVLGASQVVAVVRSDASRERALSAGADEVVALSTDVDELTARLGEPTYDVVIDSVFGVAATAASRALAPGGRLVNLGGSSNDEAVFSSAVLRSKSASILGYTNNALTTDQRRDALTAVLQHAASGEITVAYDTVTLADITPAWTRQTTGTIPGRLVLTFP, encoded by the coding sequence GTGCGAGCCGCTGTCCTGCATACCCACGGCGAGCCGCCGTCCCACGCCGAACATCCGGATCCCGTGGCCCGCGAAGGATTCTCGATCGTCCGCGTCACCGCGGCCCCGATCGTGCCACTCGACCTGCTGTGCGCTTCCGGTACGTCGTACTTCGGCCCGCCGGCGCTGCCGTATGTCCCAGGTGTGCAAGGCGTCGGCGTGGTAGAGGAATCGGCGACAGTTGCCCCCGGCACGCGAGTGTTCTTCGCAACCTCGGCCGGGATGGCCGCGGGAGACGGGAGTTTCGCGGAGCGGGCCGCCGTACCCGATGGCGACCTGATCGTGCTGGAGGCGCCGGTGCGGGATGCGGCGGTGGCTGCCATCGGGCTGTCCGGGGTTGCCGGGTGGATGATGCTGACCTCACGAGCACGGATGCAGGTGGGTGAGCGGGTGCTCGTGCTGGGCGGTGGCGGCGCGGTCGGGCAGGTGGCGATCGGGGCGGCCCGGGTGCTCGGGGCCTCACAGGTCGTGGCCGTCGTACGGTCGGATGCGTCGCGGGAGCGGGCGCTGTCGGCAGGTGCTGACGAGGTGGTTGCTCTGAGCACCGATGTCGACGAGTTGACGGCGCGGCTGGGGGAGCCGACGTACGACGTGGTGATCGACTCGGTGTTCGGTGTCGCGGCGACGGCTGCCTCGCGGGCGCTCGCTCCTGGCGGGCGGCTGGTGAACCTTGGTGGGTCGTCGAACGATGAGGCGGTCTTCTCGTCGGCCGTACTGCGGAGCAAGTCGGCGAGCATCCTCGGCTACACGAACAACGCACTTACCACAGACCAACGCCGCGACGCGCTCACCGCCGTACTCCAGCACGCAGCCTCCGGCGAGATCACCGTCGCCTACGACACGGTCACCCTCGCCGACATCACCCCCGCCTGGACCCGCCAGACAACCGGCACCATCCCCGGCCGCCTCGTCCTCACCTTCCCCTGA
- a CDS encoding DUF4832 domain-containing protein, whose protein sequence is MRRLVTALAAIGLLLPTQAAMAHGAPTTTRTYATSDEVIANPERGFYHHTETHYKADNTGYVPLNVTTLRNFRTQENITQILRVFYLEKFASRDVIDKQYLDLVRADFRTARAAGIKVIVRFAYALPGDGWPPPTPYGDAPVARVLKHIQQLTPVLRQNADVIELVQSGFVGLWGEGYYTDHFSNPQDPSQVSDQNWADRKAVVTALLRALPKDRMVQVRTPYMKQRMFDVPTGTEGAVSEDQAYDGSPLARVGHHNDCFLASPDDFGTYLSDPVELDKDFVAQDTNYVPEGGETCAVNSPRSDWDSASAEMARLHFSFLNTDYNKDVLNTWGDNIEVVKQKLGYRFALTQSTVTTKARPRGQVNVGVKIRNDGWAAPYNPHRVQLVFQNDKHTFKVNVPADPRRWGSGTTTDLNWKVAAPPVPGKYRLLINLPDPLLSTRPEYSIRLANDGTWQPSTGYNDLGQTVTIG, encoded by the coding sequence ATGAGACGGCTTGTCACAGCTCTCGCGGCGATCGGTCTGCTGCTGCCCACCCAGGCAGCGATGGCGCACGGCGCCCCGACCACGACCCGCACGTACGCGACCAGCGACGAGGTGATCGCCAACCCGGAGCGCGGGTTCTATCACCACACCGAGACGCACTACAAGGCCGACAACACCGGCTACGTCCCGCTGAACGTCACCACCCTGCGCAACTTCCGCACCCAGGAGAACATCACGCAGATCCTGCGCGTGTTCTACCTGGAGAAGTTCGCGAGCCGGGACGTGATCGACAAGCAGTACCTCGACCTGGTCCGCGCCGACTTCCGCACCGCCCGCGCGGCCGGGATCAAGGTGATCGTCCGGTTCGCGTACGCGCTGCCCGGTGACGGCTGGCCGCCGCCGACGCCGTACGGCGACGCACCGGTCGCCCGCGTGCTCAAGCACATCCAGCAACTCACACCGGTACTGCGCCAGAACGCCGACGTGATCGAGCTCGTCCAGTCCGGCTTCGTCGGCCTGTGGGGCGAGGGCTACTACACCGACCATTTCAGCAACCCGCAGGACCCGAGCCAGGTCTCGGACCAGAACTGGGCCGACCGCAAGGCCGTCGTCACGGCCCTGCTGAGAGCGCTCCCCAAGGACCGCATGGTCCAGGTCCGTACGCCGTACATGAAGCAGCGGATGTTCGACGTACCGACGGGAACCGAGGGAGCGGTCTCCGAGGATCAGGCGTACGACGGCTCGCCGCTGGCGCGGGTGGGGCATCACAACGACTGCTTCCTGGCCAGCCCGGACGACTTCGGGACGTATCTCAGCGACCCGGTCGAGCTGGACAAGGACTTCGTTGCCCAGGACACCAATTACGTCCCCGAGGGCGGCGAGACCTGCGCGGTCAACTCTCCGCGGTCGGACTGGGACTCGGCGTCCGCCGAAATGGCCCGGCTGCACTTCTCGTTCCTCAACACCGACTACAACAAGGACGTGCTCAACACCTGGGGCGACAACATCGAGGTCGTCAAGCAGAAGCTCGGCTACCGGTTCGCGCTCACCCAGAGCACGGTCACGACCAAGGCGAGGCCGCGCGGCCAGGTCAACGTCGGGGTGAAGATCCGCAACGACGGATGGGCAGCGCCGTACAACCCGCACCGGGTGCAGCTGGTCTTCCAGAACGACAAGCACACGTTCAAGGTCAACGTGCCGGCCGATCCCCGTCGCTGGGGAAGCGGTACGACGACCGACCTGAACTGGAAGGTCGCCGCACCGCCTGTCCCCGGCAAGTACCGCTTGCTGATCAACCTGCCGGACCCGCTCCTGTCCACCCGTCCCGAGTACTCGATCCGCCTCGCCAATGACGGCACCTGGCAGCCGAGCACCGGTTACAACGACCTAGGACAGACCGTCACTATCGGATAG
- the ftsH gene encoding ATP-dependent zinc metalloprotease FtsH translates to MSEKEPPAKDESSADRGQGADQGDRKNDGPQRPHKPWRTEGLPAGHGDDDKPRRPRWWKWTAWIVGGYLVLFLLTTMQDQLSGGEETIAYTDFTVQVQKQNVAEIFSRGDTIQGRLKQAAEVPGKSGSTYTKFTTERPTFANDNLYGDLQKGGATVRATPVVAQRGVLWNLLISLGPFILIAAFYFWLFRRSRAGGGLGGLLGGGGGQQKKPVDPSTVRVTFADVAGIDEVESEIEEVVDYLKDPEKYRRLGARAPKGVLLAGAPGTGKTLLARATAGEAGVPFFSASASEFIEMIVGVGASRVRELFGEARKVAPAIIFIDEIDTIGRARGGARSVGGHDEGEQTLNQILTEMDGFSGTEGVVVLAATNRADVLDPALLRPGRFDRTITVHAPDQPGREAILKVHARGKPLAPDADLAALSRSTPGMTGADLANLLNEAALAAARQGESQITHRDLTDALEKVQLGTARNVVMPEEERRRTAYHEGGHALLGMIQKGADPVRKVSIIPRGRALGVTLSTPESDRYGYDVDYLRGRIIGALGGMAAEQEVLGVVTTGAESDLETATRIARSMVGRWGMSDAIGPVSILPAEGDARSAGVSDELLNTVDEEVRRLIEQCYAEARRLLRENRPKLDSIAAQLLEHETLDEADAYAAAGITHRSRTPAPEPQPAPRDSA, encoded by the coding sequence ATGAGCGAGAAGGAGCCGCCGGCGAAGGACGAGTCCAGCGCCGACCGGGGCCAGGGTGCCGACCAGGGTGATCGGAAGAACGACGGACCGCAGCGGCCGCACAAGCCGTGGCGGACCGAGGGACTGCCGGCCGGGCACGGCGACGACGACAAGCCTCGCCGGCCGCGGTGGTGGAAGTGGACCGCGTGGATCGTCGGCGGGTACCTGGTGCTCTTCCTGCTCACCACGATGCAGGACCAGCTGTCCGGCGGCGAGGAGACCATCGCCTACACCGACTTCACCGTGCAGGTGCAGAAGCAGAACGTCGCCGAGATCTTCTCCCGCGGCGACACCATCCAGGGCCGGCTGAAGCAGGCTGCGGAGGTGCCGGGCAAGAGCGGGTCGACGTACACGAAGTTCACCACCGAGCGGCCGACGTTCGCCAACGACAACCTGTACGGCGACCTGCAGAAGGGCGGCGCCACGGTCCGGGCGACCCCGGTGGTCGCGCAGCGCGGCGTGCTGTGGAACCTGCTGATCTCGCTCGGCCCGTTCATCCTGATCGCCGCGTTCTACTTCTGGCTGTTCCGGCGGAGCCGGGCGGGTGGCGGTCTGGGCGGACTGCTCGGCGGGGGTGGTGGCCAGCAGAAGAAGCCGGTCGACCCGAGCACGGTGCGGGTGACGTTCGCGGACGTCGCGGGGATCGACGAGGTCGAATCCGAGATCGAGGAGGTCGTCGATTACCTGAAGGACCCGGAGAAGTACCGGCGGCTCGGGGCGCGGGCGCCGAAGGGCGTGCTGCTGGCCGGCGCGCCCGGGACCGGGAAGACGCTGCTCGCGCGGGCGACCGCGGGGGAGGCCGGGGTGCCCTTCTTCTCCGCGAGTGCCTCGGAATTCATCGAGATGATCGTGGGCGTCGGCGCGAGCCGGGTGCGGGAACTGTTCGGCGAGGCGCGGAAGGTGGCGCCGGCGATCATCTTCATCGACGAGATCGACACCATCGGACGCGCCCGCGGCGGTGCCCGGTCGGTCGGCGGGCACGACGAGGGCGAGCAGACGCTGAACCAGATCCTCACCGAGATGGACGGGTTCTCCGGTACCGAGGGCGTCGTGGTGCTCGCCGCCACGAACCGTGCCGACGTACTCGACCCGGCGCTGCTCCGGCCCGGCCGGTTCGACCGGACGATCACGGTGCACGCGCCGGACCAACCTGGGCGCGAGGCGATCCTCAAGGTGCACGCGCGCGGGAAGCCGCTTGCACCGGACGCCGACCTGGCTGCGCTGTCCCGGTCCACGCCCGGCATGACCGGCGCCGACCTGGCCAACCTCCTGAACGAGGCGGCGCTTGCGGCGGCCCGGCAGGGCGAGTCGCAGATCACCCATCGCGACCTGACCGACGCGCTCGAGAAGGTCCAGCTCGGGACCGCGCGGAACGTGGTGATGCCGGAGGAGGAGCGCCGGCGGACGGCGTACCACGAAGGCGGGCACGCGCTGCTCGGCATGATCCAGAAGGGCGCGGACCCGGTCCGGAAGGTGTCGATCATTCCGCGCGGGCGGGCGCTCGGGGTGACGCTGTCGACGCCGGAGTCCGATCGGTACGGGTACGACGTGGACTACCTACGCGGGCGAATCATCGGGGCGCTTGGTGGGATGGCGGCCGAGCAGGAGGTTCTCGGTGTCGTGACCACGGGTGCCGAGAGCGACCTGGAGACGGCAACGCGGATCGCCCGGTCGATGGTGGGCCGGTGGGGTATGTCGGACGCGATCGGCCCGGTGTCGATCCTTCCGGCCGAGGGTGACGCGCGTTCCGCGGGAGTTTCGGACGAGCTGCTCAACACTGTCGACGAGGAGGTACGCCGACTCATCGAGCAGTGCTACGCCGAGGCGCGCCGCCTGCTGCGCGAGAACCGGCCGAAGCTCGACTCGATCGCCGCCCAGCTCCTCGAACACGAAACCCTCGACGAGGCCGACGCCTACGCCGCCGCCGGCATCACCCACCGTTCCCGCACCCCAGCACCCGAACCCCAACCTGCTCCCCGCGACAGCGCTTAG
- a CDS encoding DUF4832 domain-containing protein produces MRPYRLLTTLATACALLATLLVSPASATISGATATNTATTVTYRFSYTGTPQFLRVYVDTDRNPSTGFAQGGTGSDYLLENGSLYQHTGTGWSWTLVRSVTFTNTGGVAQWTVDRADLGETATPNDADLIFQAEAPLETSAKYTQTYTGGTSGGDVSYTPSTENFANPERGFYHHTGDCDKADFSQSTLASYRTSQGISLVMCVFYLAEYKNGPIAQAALDQLQQQLATVRASGLKMVLRLTYTTSTTGDDATKDRVLAHLDQLAPYLAAGKDVIAVVQTGLIGAWGEWYYTQNFGNAGVVSATDWANRKAVTDKLLSVVPSTRMIQLRTPKFKRTMYSTTPVQPGDAYNGSSLSRIGHHNDCFLASADDFGTYENPSVEYPYLQAETTYVAMGGETCGVNAPRSQCPTATAELAQFHWSFINTDYEPNVLNSWNSGGCLATVSKNLGYRFRLESGTYPATASPGGSLPISFTVHNDGYATPFNPRNLELVLRNTSTGTTYKLPIASDARRWTAGTSTTVSQTLTVPSSLPAGSYALLLNLPDPLLSTRPEYSIRLANQSTWDAATGMNSLLHTLTVS; encoded by the coding sequence ATGCGTCCGTACCGACTCCTGACCACCCTTGCCACCGCCTGCGCCCTGCTCGCCACCCTGCTGGTCTCCCCTGCCAGCGCGACGATCAGCGGCGCCACCGCGACCAACACCGCCACGACGGTCACCTACCGCTTCTCCTACACCGGCACCCCGCAGTTCCTCCGCGTGTACGTCGACACGGACCGCAACCCCTCCACCGGGTTCGCCCAAGGCGGCACCGGATCTGACTACCTGCTCGAGAACGGCAGCCTCTACCAGCACACCGGCACCGGCTGGAGCTGGACGCTCGTCCGATCCGTCACCTTCACCAACACCGGCGGCGTCGCCCAGTGGACGGTCGACCGAGCGGACCTCGGCGAGACCGCCACCCCGAACGACGCCGACCTGATCTTCCAAGCGGAGGCCCCACTCGAGACGTCCGCGAAGTACACGCAGACCTACACCGGCGGCACCAGCGGCGGAGACGTGTCCTACACCCCGTCGACCGAGAACTTCGCGAATCCCGAGCGCGGCTTCTACCACCACACCGGCGACTGCGACAAAGCCGACTTCTCCCAGTCCACTCTGGCGAGCTACCGCACCAGCCAGGGCATCTCGCTGGTGATGTGCGTCTTCTACCTGGCCGAGTACAAGAACGGCCCGATCGCCCAGGCCGCCCTCGACCAGTTGCAGCAGCAACTCGCCACGGTCCGCGCGTCCGGCCTCAAGATGGTGCTCCGTCTCACCTACACCACGTCCACCACAGGCGACGACGCCACGAAGGACCGCGTACTGGCGCATCTCGACCAGTTGGCGCCGTACCTCGCCGCCGGCAAGGACGTGATCGCCGTCGTCCAGACCGGTCTGATCGGCGCCTGGGGTGAGTGGTACTACACGCAGAACTTCGGCAACGCCGGCGTCGTGTCGGCCACCGACTGGGCGAACCGCAAGGCCGTCACCGACAAACTGCTGAGTGTCGTGCCGTCGACCCGGATGATTCAGCTCCGGACGCCGAAGTTCAAGCGGACCATGTACTCGACCACCCCGGTCCAGCCCGGCGACGCCTACAACGGATCCAGCCTGTCCCGGATCGGTCACCACAACGACTGCTTCCTCGCCAGCGCCGACGACTTCGGCACCTACGAGAACCCGTCCGTCGAGTACCCGTACCTGCAGGCCGAGACGACGTACGTCGCGATGGGCGGTGAGACCTGCGGTGTGAACGCACCGCGCTCCCAGTGCCCGACCGCGACCGCCGAACTCGCGCAGTTCCACTGGTCGTTCATCAACACCGACTACGAGCCCAACGTCCTCAACTCGTGGAACAGCGGCGGCTGCCTGGCGACCGTCAGCAAGAACCTCGGCTACCGCTTCCGCCTGGAGTCCGGCACCTACCCGGCGACCGCCTCCCCCGGCGGCAGCCTGCCGATCAGCTTCACCGTCCACAACGACGGCTACGCCACGCCGTTCAACCCGCGCAACCTCGAACTGGTACTGCGGAACACCTCGACGGGCACCACCTACAAGCTCCCGATCGCCTCCGACGCACGCCGCTGGACCGCGGGTACGTCGACCACGGTGTCGCAGACCCTCACCGTGCCCAGCAGTCTTCCGGCCGGTTCGTACGCCCTGCTGCTCAACCTGCCGGATCCGCTCCTGTCCACCCGCCCCGAGTACTCGATCCGCCTCGCGAACCAAAGCACGTGGGACGCGGCGACCGGGATGAACTCGCTCCTGCACACACTCACTGTCAGCTAG
- a CDS encoding citryl-CoA lyase has translation MTTFPTSLGTSTADEIRLLGQDLTADLMGKVGFGELAFWLVALRRPTPSETRVFEAVLVALADHGFTPTAIAARLTYLSAPDSLQGALAAGLLGGGSRFLGVTEDCGMFLHEALEGHELPTDEAGWDEFALEVVRGVQGKLIPGLGHPVHKVQDPRTPVLIGIAREEDLEGPHLKLFQAIGRVHEQVLGRKLPLNGAGVCGAALADLGLPVELLRGFALLARAAGLLGQLAEERRRPIGMDAYLTVDRNAVYVDPES, from the coding sequence ATGACGACTTTCCCGACGTCGCTCGGTACGTCGACGGCCGACGAGATCCGCCTGCTCGGGCAGGATCTGACGGCAGACCTGATGGGCAAGGTCGGCTTCGGCGAGCTGGCGTTTTGGCTCGTCGCCCTGCGCCGGCCCACGCCGTCCGAGACGCGAGTGTTCGAGGCCGTGCTGGTCGCGCTGGCGGATCACGGGTTCACGCCGACGGCGATCGCGGCGCGGCTGACCTATTTGTCCGCGCCGGACTCGTTGCAAGGAGCGTTGGCGGCCGGTCTGCTGGGCGGGGGATCGCGCTTTCTCGGTGTGACTGAGGACTGCGGGATGTTCCTGCACGAGGCGCTTGAAGGACATGAGCTGCCGACTGACGAGGCCGGGTGGGACGAGTTCGCGCTCGAGGTGGTCCGTGGGGTCCAGGGGAAGTTGATCCCGGGGCTCGGGCATCCGGTGCACAAGGTGCAGGACCCGCGGACGCCGGTGCTGATCGGGATCGCCCGTGAAGAAGATCTGGAAGGCCCGCATCTCAAGCTCTTCCAAGCGATCGGGCGGGTGCACGAGCAGGTGCTGGGTCGCAAGCTCCCGTTGAACGGTGCCGGTGTCTGTGGCGCCGCGCTCGCCGACCTCGGGCTGCCGGTCGAGCTGCTGCGTGGATTCGCCTTGCTGGCAAGGGCTGCCGGGCTGCTTGGGCAGCTCGCCGAGGAACGCCGCCGGCCGATCGGCATGGACGCCTACCTGACTGTCGACCGCAACGCCGTGTATGTCGATCCGGAATCCTGA
- a CDS encoding nucleoside hydrolase: MTWPLILDCDPGHDDALAILLAVADPAVELLAVTTVAGNHTVDKCTVNARRVLSLAGASDIPVARGADRPLVRRLRIADDVHGSTGLDGPQFTDEPSVPESPYSAQELLVDVLRSKPATIVATGALTNIARLLVDEPGLAANITEIVWMGGSTERGNIAPLAEANAYVDPEAADVVVRSGVPFTMCGLNVTHQALVTDDVLARLERIGTPLARICSEWMTFFASTYRELFGFEAPPLHDPVAVARVIDPAIVRCVEANLVIETAGEWTAGATVVDLDGYTGRPANARIAVDLDRDAFWDKVIGAITRLSVC; encoded by the coding sequence ATGACCTGGCCCCTCATCCTCGACTGCGATCCCGGCCACGACGACGCGCTGGCGATCCTGCTCGCGGTCGCCGATCCGGCCGTCGAACTGCTCGCCGTGACGACCGTGGCGGGCAACCACACCGTCGACAAATGCACCGTGAACGCCCGTCGCGTCCTCTCCCTCGCAGGTGCCTCCGACATCCCCGTCGCGCGGGGCGCCGACCGGCCGTTGGTACGCCGGTTGCGCATCGCCGACGACGTCCACGGCAGCACCGGGCTCGACGGCCCGCAGTTCACGGACGAGCCGTCGGTCCCGGAGTCGCCGTACTCGGCGCAGGAGCTGCTGGTCGACGTACTGCGCTCCAAACCGGCGACGATCGTCGCGACCGGGGCGCTGACGAACATCGCGCGGCTGCTCGTCGACGAACCCGGTCTCGCCGCGAACATCACTGAGATCGTCTGGATGGGCGGATCCACCGAGCGCGGCAACATCGCGCCGCTCGCCGAGGCCAACGCGTATGTCGATCCGGAGGCGGCGGACGTAGTGGTTCGGTCGGGCGTTCCGTTCACGATGTGCGGGTTGAACGTGACGCATCAGGCGCTCGTGACGGACGACGTACTCGCGCGGCTCGAGCGGATCGGGACGCCGCTCGCGCGGATCTGCAGCGAGTGGATGACGTTCTTCGCGTCGACGTACCGGGAGCTGTTCGGGTTCGAGGCGCCGCCGCTGCACGATCCGGTCGCGGTGGCGAGGGTCATCGATCCGGCGATCGTGCGGTGCGTCGAAGCGAATCTGGTGATCGAAACAGCCGGCGAGTGGACCGCCGGGGCCACGGTCGTGGACCTGGACGGTTACACCGGGCGCCCCGCGAACGCACGGATCGCCGTCGACCTCGACCGGGACGCCTTCTGGGACAAGGTCATCGGCGCGATCACTCGGCTGTCCGTCTGCTGA
- a CDS encoding ClpP family protease, with protein MYVEQQSAATVPGQPGVPGRPWPEIPGIPRPGVPEQPAPQPILPSWYEPTSITLERELADRLLAERVILIGGRLDDSLANHVASQLLLLNAQGNDPVTLHLSSTESDLEASLSVAAAIDLITAPVHVLARGTVRGPAIAVLAAAEQREAHRHTTFVLSAPRFAADGTVNELATLSEQHDHQSARLRDLIAQATKRPADEIATDLETGRVLTAEDAQAYGLITGLR; from the coding sequence ATGTACGTCGAACAACAGTCGGCCGCGACCGTTCCGGGACAGCCCGGGGTCCCGGGGCGGCCTTGGCCCGAGATTCCTGGGATCCCACGGCCCGGGGTACCGGAGCAGCCGGCACCGCAGCCGATCCTGCCGTCCTGGTACGAGCCGACGTCGATCACGCTCGAGCGGGAGCTCGCCGATCGGCTGCTGGCGGAGCGGGTGATCCTGATCGGCGGCCGGCTCGACGACTCGCTCGCGAACCACGTCGCCTCGCAGCTGCTCCTACTGAATGCCCAGGGCAACGACCCGGTCACGCTGCACCTGTCGTCGACGGAGTCCGACCTGGAGGCATCCCTCTCCGTCGCCGCCGCGATCGACCTGATCACCGCTCCCGTCCACGTCCTCGCCCGTGGCACGGTCCGCGGCCCCGCGATCGCCGTACTCGCCGCCGCCGAACAGCGCGAGGCCCACCGCCACACGACGTTCGTCCTCTCCGCACCGCGATTCGCGGCCGACGGCACCGTCAACGAACTGGCCACCCTCTCCGAACAACACGACCACCAGTCCGCCCGCCTCCGGGACCTCATCGCCCAGGCAACCAAACGCCCCGCCGACGAGATCGCCACGGACCTGGAAACCGGCCGAGTCCTCACCGCCGAAGACGCACAGGCCTACGGCCTGATCACCGGCCTCCGCTGA
- a CDS encoding CaiB/BaiF CoA transferase family protein, whose amino-acid sequence MKGPLSGLLVADFSRILAGPYATMLLADLGADVVKVESPGGDDTRSWQPPVREGISTYYLAVNRNKRSIALDLKDPSDLAAAQELARRADVLVENFRPGGLARFGLDYETVAEGNARLIYASISGFGSGPGGAELPGYDLIVQAISGLMSLTGAPDGEPFRAGISVFDVMAGLHATIGVLSALNLRHETGRGQHVEVNLLSSALSGLVNQSSAYVAGGVVPLRMGNSHPSLFPYEPLPCADGELIITAGNNGQFRKLVEVLGVPELADDPRFDRNEMRTAHRDELRPLLVARLMTRTKLEWFRDIIAAGVPCGPINTVDGGVAFAEDIGLDPVVTVGEIPTVRNPITFSDSAASYRLPPPDLDEHGAELRKWLME is encoded by the coding sequence GTGAAGGGACCGCTGTCCGGGCTGCTGGTGGCCGACTTCTCGCGGATCCTGGCCGGTCCGTACGCGACCATGCTGCTCGCCGACCTCGGGGCTGACGTGGTCAAGGTCGAGTCGCCCGGCGGTGACGACACGCGCTCCTGGCAGCCGCCGGTCCGCGAGGGCATCTCGACGTACTACCTCGCGGTGAACCGGAACAAGCGGTCGATCGCGCTCGACCTGAAGGATCCGTCGGACCTGGCGGCGGCGCAGGAACTGGCGCGGCGCGCGGACGTGCTGGTGGAGAACTTCCGGCCGGGCGGGCTGGCGCGCTTCGGCCTCGACTACGAGACCGTTGCCGAGGGCAACGCCAGACTGATCTACGCGTCGATCAGCGGCTTCGGTTCGGGGCCGGGCGGCGCCGAGCTGCCCGGGTACGACCTGATCGTGCAGGCGATCTCCGGGCTGATGAGTCTGACCGGCGCCCCGGACGGTGAACCGTTCCGCGCCGGCATCTCGGTGTTCGACGTGATGGCCGGACTGCACGCGACGATCGGGGTGCTATCGGCCCTCAACCTGCGGCACGAGACCGGACGCGGTCAGCACGTCGAGGTGAATCTGCTGTCGTCGGCGCTGTCCGGGCTGGTGAACCAGTCGAGCGCGTACGTCGCGGGTGGCGTCGTACCGCTGCGGATGGGGAACAGCCATCCGAGCCTGTTTCCGTACGAGCCGCTGCCGTGCGCGGACGGCGAACTGATCATCACGGCCGGGAACAACGGGCAGTTCCGCAAGCTGGTGGAGGTGCTCGGCGTACCCGAGCTGGCCGACGATCCGCGATTCGACCGGAACGAAATGCGCACTGCTCATCGTGACGAGTTGCGGCCGTTGCTGGTGGCGCGGTTGATGACGCGGACCAAGCTCGAGTGGTTCCGGGACATCATCGCGGCCGGGGTGCCGTGCGGGCCGATCAACACCGTCGACGGCGGGGTCGCGTTCGCCGAGGACATCGGGCTGGACCCGGTGGTGACGGTCGGCGAGATCCCGACGGTCCGGAACCCGATCACGTTCTCGGACAGCGCAGCGTCGTACCGGCTGCCACCGCCCGACCTGGACGAACACGGCGCCGAACTACGAAAGTGGCTGATGGAATGA